In Nostoc piscinale CENA21, the genomic stretch GCATGATTTCGGCTGCGGTGAATATACCGTAAATTCCGCGTTGATGTAGTTGCATTCCAGCTTTGAGATAACCAAAAGCAGGGCCGCAGACGTTTGCTGCCATACTGGTTTCATCGCCTAATGTAAAGGTATGAGTAGAAATCTTTCCTTCAAAGGTGCGTCCTGTAACTTTCACATTGGTGCTGAGGGGCTTTTTAGGATTGCGAGTATCTACTACACCGCCAACAGTGACGCGATCGCGATCTACTATCCCTGCTAACTCTAACATCACATCATCGGCGTGTTCCATATTTTTTAAGGTCAACACGCCATTGGTTTTATCTAATAATGCCTCTACCTCTGCGTCAGTCATTGCCCGTGCAGTTTCTACAGTATAACCAGGCATGTGACCGATATCTTCTCTCACGGTGGCGCGGTAAGCTTCCCAGTTAGCAATACCTACACCAAAGGTAATCTCGACTTTGTGAATTTCGGCGTAGCTTTGGGCGGCTAAAGCAGCAGCAGCAGTTAACAGTCCTGGTGTTGCACCACATCCTGTCATGTAGGTAATACCTGCGGCTTGTAATTCGTCTTTCATAGCAATTAACTGTTCTACCGCACTGGTACGCTTAATTGCATCTACTAACACACCACGCCAACCAGATTGAATAAACTGCCGCGCTACGGAAGGAATAAAATCATTGGGTAGGTTGGGTAAAGCTAAAAAGTACCCATCTACAGGTTGAGCGGTATCAATTAAATCTTGAATACTGTTGTTTGTTAATGTCCCGACTGGTTCTAAATAACCTACAGAACCTTGCGACTGATAAATGGCAATGCAATCTTTAAAATTTAACCCTTCCGCAGCGTAAGCATAGCCTTTTTGATCTGCCACTGCTACTAATGTCATTTCTCGTTTACCAGCAAGTACCTTGGCTGCTGCTTGTCCGAGTCCACCAAAACCCAGTACTCCTACCCGTAACGCTGGCGCAATATTGAGATTTTCTGTACTCATAGTCAATTACTTAAGTTGAATCAAAAGCTTTGAGTCTGAACCATCTTGGCTGATGGCGATCGCTCAAAGCTATAAAGGTTAATTATGCTTTATTATCCTGGTTTCTTCGCCAACCAGATCAGTTTTTTTACCAGAAATTATTTCTCAGTGGGTTAGGCTTGAGCAAATTTTCATGTGTCATCGCTTCATCATAAAACTCAAAACTTAGCAAAATTAAGAACATAAGCTTCAATCATGGGTTTAATTCAAAATTATGTTATTTCTTAAGATTTTGTGTGAACTATAACATTACAGTCCACATTGCCATTATCTTGGAGTGTTACAATCATGGATTTTGTTGATCAAGTCAGAGCTTTTGCATCTACAATTCC encodes the following:
- the bioU gene encoding (S)-8-amino-7-oxononanoate synthase BioU — translated: MSTENLNIAPALRVGVLGFGGLGQAAAKVLAGKREMTLVAVADQKGYAYAAEGLNFKDCIAIYQSQGSVGYLEPVGTLTNNSIQDLIDTAQPVDGYFLALPNLPNDFIPSVARQFIQSGWRGVLVDAIKRTSAVEQLIAMKDELQAAGITYMTGCGATPGLLTAAAALAAQSYAEIHKVEITFGVGIANWEAYRATVREDIGHMPGYTVETARAMTDAEVEALLDKTNGVLTLKNMEHADDVMLELAGIVDRDRVTVGGVVDTRNPKKPLSTNVKVTGRTFEGKISTHTFTLGDETSMAANVCGPAFGYLKAGMQLHQRGIYGIFTAAEIMPQFVK